The DNA window aaaaaaatcaatttaaaataaaaaaattaaaatttttcagaaaTACAATTCAACCGCGCCTGATTTCTAATAAAtgttgtgaattttattttcctgaGATTTTGACGTCTGCGTTTGGTTAAATGATATCGTTTATTTCAAGTGTACTAATAGGTTGCCATGGCttggtaatttttaaaaaattatcggTGTCAAGAGTAAAAGCATGACGAGAAGCGGATGACTATACCGAAAACAATTGATTTCCCGAGAAAACTTCATCCGACGAGCAGGATCCACTACTTGTTTGTAGCGATCCCACGTACGCCCGGTGAAATCTCTAGAGTAGATTCGGAATTATGCATAGATTTTTATCATACTTGACGAACTTGATTCAACCCAACGAGCTGATTCGAAAATCTAGCAATCCAGAGTGTAAATCAAGCTGAACTTATAATTAAACCAGATAAAGAGTCTGATTCGATCCGTTCCAGTCCACTCTATCAAAATCTGGTTAATCTAGTTTTAGTCCTCTGTTTGAGAGTAAGAAAACCCAAAGATCATAAACTATAAAAGGTGACATAATTTTCTATATCCGTGGTCTAAGATTTAACAGTGTATTTCTTCAAGTTTCCAGGCCCTGTGCTTGATTGTTTGTCAAAGACTCTTGCAAATTAGCTTGTGAATGGAGAGAGATACATGAAATGAAAAGCCTCTGAAGGATATTTTCGCCAATTGACACAAAACCTGGCCACGGTGTGCAATGGAGCAAGGTCACGGGATCAacgaattaaaattaatatacttgtatattaaaagaaaaaaataaagaaaacagtgCAGCAACAGAAAACGTGTGATTAATGCTTGTTTGTTTAGACAATTGGCGAAGGCAGGCGTTCGCAGCTCTGCTAATTGTTTCGTCATCAGGCGCCAATAATGCTGCCTAAGAACCACATCCATGATCCATGCATTTTGTCAACCGTTGCCTTGACTAGAGACACTCTTtcccatagttttaaaacagtAGCTATCCACGGAACAAGGGCCTCAATTATACTCGTCTTATCTCTATCTCTGGCTCATAAACACTCAACAACACACAGCCTGTCTGTGCTTATTCTAAAGGAAAGGGGCGATTTGATGCTGAAGAGTACCCTAATTAATTCAGTGCCTCCATGACAGCActgattttgagaattttttatttatttaacatcaCGTGctgtttgttttaggtttagggtGTTTGGGATgataataaagtttatttttaaaagtatttttggtttgaaaatatattaaaatatatatttttatttgttaaaatttattttcgatATCTGTACATCAAAacacgatctaaaaacataaaaaaatttaatctgaaacaatttttttttctcaaaaatccAGTTTAAACACAGGGCCAAACACCCCCTAAAGCTAAATAAATTCCATGTGAGtttgtttttctagaaaaaaacatcattcaatTGATTATtcattttaccaaaaaaaaaatagaggaatctATCATCattgaattgatgtttttttagaaaaaaaaaacatcattcaatTGATTATTTATTCTACCAAGAACAAAATAGGGGAATCAATCAAATTGGTATATTTGGCATTATGATAACTTTacaattatagtttaaaaagaaaagtttttaaaaaacatataaattataatttttttgtaaccaaagtttttttttcttaataaaactcATACAAAACTAGGATGTATGTTGAATATTATCCTTGTCCTAATAAAATCCTTGTTCTATAAACTCTGTCTaagatttagattttttgaatATTATCCTTGGAGTTTCAAAAATAGCTGAAGGAAATTAACAGCAGAACTGCGTTTTCAAAATCTTAATCTTCTCTGGATTTGTGAGTGTATTTGTAGAATTGCACATGCTAATTCAAGGTTCCGGATATTGAAAGGGGTAGCCACAAACCCTGAACAGAACTAGTCTTATCCTTTAAAAAGATGTGAGAATAcccgagtaaaaaaaaaaaaattcgagatCCCGGAAAAAAACCTacgagaaatataaaataatagaaaatgttGGAGAAAATTAACACCCCTCCGACTGCAAGTCAGTAATCAATCAAAAcgttatatatattaaaagttaaCGTTGGGGGATGAAAGTGGAAAGTTGTTGAAACTTTGGGGGgcaaaataatgattttaccCATTTGCAGAATTCTAACTAGTGCTAAAGCAAGCCATCACTATTTTAGGGTGATGATTTCAGCATTGAACCGAGTAATGTTTGGTAATTTGACTAGATTATCAGTCATGCAGAAAGATTCTTTCCTCTGTTTTTgaacatcaaaacataaaatcccACATAGGTCAATGATCTATATATTTGGATAATGATGATATGATAACATTGAGACAGTGTGGCTCTACCTCCTCTTGCGGCCTGGAGAGAGGCTTGTGTACTATTATGGGAAGTGGAGGGCCAATACTTAGTTGTGTTTAGCGCAGGTTACTTTTTACTCATAAATTTTCTATAGAAACGCGTTAAAGCTGCCAAAACTGCTGCTGATTTTGGTTGAATCACAATAACAATGCCATAAAAGTGTAGAACTTCAATCAATAAAAGAATGGCTTGTAGCACATTcgcataaaaaaatcaagttacaCTGGATGCGCGTCCGAATAAAATTTTCTAGCCCCTCTACCGATCTGATGTTTCATGCAAACTTCCTACATTTTGTTAATGCAGCGTGTGTGCCTTTATACATACACAATTGTAATTGtcaagcaaataaaatactttaaatttgGAGACAATCTAAGATATGCatggaaagaacaaaaaggaaataCTTTGATCcatgatttattatttactaTACATAGGGTCAAAACAAAGATCATATCACAGCTAATCACATAATAAACCCAAATGATTAGTGAAACAAATATATCCTCtaattacataacaaaatggCTGCTAAGCATGGGAGGAAGCGTCTGTCTTCTTCAAAAGTGTCCTTTCATCTCTTCCATTGTATTACATGTCTATCTTTCTCATGCCCAAGGGTGTAGCTCGGTTGATCACCTCAATACAACGAAGATTTTTGTGGGTTGGTGTATCTATCGAAAGAAATATCTGCAAGGTAGCTTGGCAAGTGCTTTTCaagggaagaaagaaagatggattgGGTATAGGCAGCTCTTTGCAAGGAAAAAACAAGGCAATGCTTTTTTAAGTGGCTTCGGAGACTAGATAACAGTAATGAAGGAGGTTGGCAGAATCTCATCACTAACATGTACTGGCCTCCTTGCATCAATGGCCTTCCACTGTTTAAGAACCCTATATCACCAACATGGACTGCTATTTGTTCAATTATCAAcacaaatcatgttttttgaCAGATAGATGGTTGCCATGTGGTTTTTTGAGAGAGTGCTTTCCATTTCTCTATACAATCTCAACAATTCAATCAGAATATTTAGCAATAATGGGGGAGCATAATAACAGGGGATGGATGTGGAAATTAACTCAACTGGAGCCGCAGCTTAAACTCTCCAGAACAATCCGAGCTGCAACAACTCTACACTTTGATAGATGGGATCAGATTGGATACAAATAGGGAAAACTTGAAACAATGGAAGCTACATAAACGAGGATATACAGTTAAATCTTGCAGCACGACTATTAATAACATTGAATTTCTGGGTACTTTTTCTTTCACTCCACTGCTATGGATAAATATCGCTCCTCCTAGGATTTGGATGTTTTTATGGTTACTTCTACAAGATAGATTATGCACAATGGGTTTTCTttggaaaatgaatttaataaattcgaGTCAAGCTTTGTGTCTTTTTTGCAATGTTAGAGATTCAACGTGCAATACACTTATTTCTTCACCACCATCTTTCATGGAGGCTTTGGCAATGTGTTAATAAATAGCTAGGCTTTAACTGGTGTATGCCTCAAATAGTGGAGTAGGTCGTTTGGGAATTCAGTGTCAAGGGGAGTTTCAAAGCAAAGCCTCGACAATGCTATCATATGGAATCTCATGGGGCATTTGGCTGGAATAAAACAATAAGATTTTTTAGGATAAAGTTCTTAACTAGAATacaatatttcattttatacttcaaaattatctttttggtTGAAGACATTGGACATGAATTTTACTTACAATAAGGGTGATTTATTCAGAGGGCTTGCCGGTATCATAGATTGAACAACTAAAGTGAATTATGTTAGTTTcagagaatatttttattcatgtcaGCTTCATAGCACAATTAGTgaagtttattttgttgattctaTTTGATGGTATAATATTCTACCTCAAAATCCCATGAACTTAATGGTTTAATTTCCCAACAATCAATAAAACTTCgattattatcaaaaaaaaaaaaaaaaagcttatatctttcttgattaaataaaattattcttcttattttctattttcataataataagcacacaaattataatttttagatgaCCTAATATTAATTTACAactaacttgaaaatatatataaataatatttatttatttatttttaacatcaacatatcataataattttttttaaaaaaaaatcaaacaaaacctcCTCGAATCTCCATGCATGGTTTCCAATCTTATTTTGTATTTAGTCACCTGCTAGCATACTAGTATATAGTGATTTAGCATCAATTATGTCAAGATCTTGGATGAAGACCTTTTTGTCTTGTCTTCTAATTTTATACTAACAAAACTTTTTCGACTTGACTAGAAACCTAACTAGATTCCACTGTTTCCTGCTAGGTTCATGTGAGTGTTAAGTAATTTTGACTTGACGACTTATgatcctctctcctctcttttttcccaaaaaaaaaaaaaacctggaagAAGAAACTAATCTGAGATGACTAATAAGGGAAATGGCCGGAGGAATTTACTGGTGAAGAGATCAATTATATGACACACAAGATAAATTACAATACTAAAATTACAATCAACAAAATCTCAGAAGCCACAAGTACTTTGCATTGTCTGCCACATTTTTCACTATCTTTCCCCCTCGACTGATGAAATGACAACACTAAATGAAACAGCACAAGTTTCtgaatattaaatcaattcattGGTACACCAGGACTGCATCTACAAGAGTGTGATAAGAAAAGTATCCTAAGAGGCTACATATCtctatatttatatatctaCACCCAAGTTTATGCCTTGATATCAATCTTTCAGGGcactaaattaaaagaataatctTTAAAAACCAACATATACTCTTATCTTTATGTCAATTTCCTATGGTTTTTCTAGACAGCAAGGCAGTTAAAGTAGCAGGGCAATAGGGCAAAAGTTAAGTCAGAGACTCAGCAGAGGAAATGAAAAACTGACCAAGCATCTGCAACCCAACCATTAAAACAACAGTAGTAGTGCTAGACATCTGACATATGATTCTTATGTAATGTCTTTCAAGCTTTAACCACTATGTGACTGAATTTCCATAACACCCTCAAAGAATTTGATAAGAAGCGCTAGTGTCCaaagaaggagaaagagagaggaagaacaTCATGATCTGCAAATCTATGGCTTGGCATACATGAATATTACATTAATTTATGAGCACTCTCAGTTCCAACACAGACCATAAATGCAAGTACAATCACTTCTACCACCACTTTTCTATTACCGCTACTGCTAGTCCCACTGCTAGTAATATTACTACCGTTGTTGGCATCAAAAGTAGATTCGTGGTATCTGCAGATCTAGCTAGCCATCGTTTCCATATATCCAAAGCAAACAGAGAAATAcccaaaaaagagagagaaaggctaACCCTAAATACTAAAATGCCATATAACTCATAcatactaaaacaaaataaccaaaaatacGGGTAGAGAAAAATTTAAGAACAATAAAGAGCAGTAGTGTTGTAAACTGCTTGACAAAGGGAActctttgtttctttatgttaAGCTGCACCTGGAGGTGGTGGAAGTGGCAGTGGCAGTGGCAGGGATTGGATTTGTTGCTGTGGTGGACGCTTACGCTTCTTTTTCTCATAGCTAACCCCCCTTGCTTTAGACTGCAAATCACGAACCTCACGAAGATAAAGCCTAACAGCACGAGCTCCAAAAGGGTTTGCTTCGGGCTTGCCTCCATTTTCCTCGAAGGCTGCTCGGAGGCGTCCGATAAGCGCATCAAGGCTACCCCAGGCCTGGCGGAGTGGGCAGGGGCAAGGGGCAGGTGGGTTTGGGTGGCCATAAAAAGGACAGATTGGAGTGTGTACTTTGGTTTTGCCAAATTGGTCAAGGTAGCGAAGGAATTCAAGGACATGAGCACCACTGCAcctggagagagaaagagggggcCTATGGTTCTTCAGGTATTGACCAAAGGTGTTCCAGTCTCGGCGCTTTTGATTCTCATAGCGACTTGGAGCGGTGGAGGAGGACGGTGATGAAGAGTTTGAGACTGACATGGCAGTGGGGCTGTTGCCTATGTTGTTGAAACTTATGTTTTCAGAGTTGGAGTTCTCCATTTCTGGGATTGAATTCATGGAGAATGTTGTTTGAGTTATTTCGATCTTTCAGATGGTTTAGGTTATGTTGTTGGTGCTGGAagtggcggtggcggtggcggtggccTCTCCTCTTCCTATTTCCTGTCCTTACAATCACTTCACTCACTTATTTTCTCTAGGGTTTGCCTCTCCCGAAAACAAAAACCTTTAACTTGGTTGCTTGGCGGTGGCGGTGACTACAAAAGATTGGATAGTCCTATGTTTTTGCTGCTGATGGGAAATACTAGCTAGCTAGACCCAAGAAGGAAGAAGTGAGTCATGAAACAAAAGAAGTTGTAATCATTGGTTGATATTACATGATTTCCATTTTTGatgggagagagaaagaggcgTGGAGCTGGAAATATGGGTAACAAAGGATGATAAGACTGGTGATGGAAGAGAAGGGATGGAAGGATTCTTTCTCTTGATAATGCTGAAAAACACTAGAAAAGCTTGAATTAAGGTTgtgatttttgcttttttgtttttgggtctGGAAAATgcatagtgattgttttttcctctgcttttttaccttaaaaaggTGGAGCAACTCGACTCTTATTGGTCGATGACGATGTAAAGAGCGAGAGAGCTGTATGTGTTAGGGCTTGTGGGAAATGGCAAAGGGTTGGGTAGAGTAGGTTGAGATGGAGACAGGAAAAGGTTTGAGGGTaaaaattgaagggaaaaacatgattttgtttCTTGAGACTGTAGTCTTGAATGACAGTTCCTTTACTGTAAGTGACCAGAATACCCTCTGAAAAGTTTGAAGAGAAAATGGCAAACCAGGTTTCTGTTCATTGCCTGATCAACGACAAGCACCTCTAACTTGACAAACACCATCACGTACGCTAGACATCCACACATCTGACCATTCAAAACAGTGGAGAATTCCACTTTTTAGCAAATTTCTCTCCTAAATCCTGCTACATGTACGGAAATTATGCCCTTCTTCCTCCAATCTTACAGAAACTCTTGCTTTGGAATCTCTCAAGGGAAAAATGTAGCCTACAACGAGAGAAAAATCACGGTGGCAGAGAACCTAGATCGATAATGCAGAAATTATTGTCATATATTTAGCATCATAACATATAAACGTATACATATGTGTATATTTTTAGAAtgttagaaatatatatattaaaatctgaAACATTCTTAACGTCTGTAGATTTGTAGTAAGTAGTTTCCTAATTGTAGCCTTCACTGATCATTATTGTGAGTTCAAGCAATGATTAGGGTTCATAGCTAGCCAGAAAACCAATTTGCTAAACAACTGATCCGTACATCACTTCGTATCTCTTCACAGCTGTGGTCTCTACTTGATTGATTTTCACTTTTTCCGTGCATACACCGATAGCTTTCGATAATATTCagccctgtttttttttttttttttttttttttgataactatgaaaaagaaatgcattttaCCAGCATTTCTTGTCTTTTCTGTAGTTactaatgattttgttttcttcagtTGGATGAGTTGCTGGTTTCAACTACGATTGCAGCCATAACTCTTCCATAAGTATTCCGTAAAAAGTTGTTAgagtatttttaatgttaaaatgacaaaacaaaaattactaatATGTTCATGGAATATGAGtacttttagcttttctttattctttgtgaaaatactatttaaagaaatcaaaaaatGCAAAAGATTTATTCTGAAACTTTAATTTGAGCTTCatcattttgaatatatttactcaattactaattaaataGATTTGGGATGGACtttgattcaaaattaaaaatcatgacCAAGTCCTTCAAATGTTTTACCTAACACATCCAAAACCTCTATCTGACAATGTGAGGCTTTCTTCTCCCAATtgcaaaactaaaaacatttgGTGAAAGAACTCTGAAATAGaactttttctaatattattctacaatttttttaaaaaaatagctgtTTGTTTATCctaattattaaatttctgCTTTTTATTATTGATCTCTCACACATTAAAATACCTTTATGAGTATTATTATAAACACGAtgagtgtttgagagtgtgataacttcTATTCCTAGACAAGTTTCAGAAAcacatttcacaaaaaaaaattcaaattaatgttttttgtgtttttcgaTGGTTTTGACacgttgatatcaaaataaaaaaatattttgatgtgtttttaagCTAAACatacttttgaaaaatatcttaCACCACAATACTAAACATACATACAATCAAAAAATCATAACCAAATCATGAATAAATTTGACCTGGAGAAGTAGATACCATATTCAAAGCCATGGAATTGACTGTGGAGGTGGTGAATTTTTAGGGTTGTTGTTGCATCTGTTTGTGGATTATCCATGTTCGAGTTAGCGAGGATCCTATGTCATATATGTTGTTTCTCAAGGCTATGTTGATGTCGTTTTTGTGTTTATTATAGGAGTAAGAGGAGCCTTCCCTCttctttattttgcttttatttttttctttaatttatactttttccttttgtggcgaccatttaattaaatcttcgatcattataattatatatatataaaaagagccATGGAATTTCATATAGATATTAACAGCTTGAATGGTTTATGTACTTTTTTCTACATTCAATAAAAGATTCACATGGAAAGGACTGCTTCATagtacttttattttaaaggtaGCTAAGCTCTTGCCATCTGAAAAATATGCCCAGATTGAATGCTAGGAATTAATTAGCATGTATTCATCCAAGTAAATGTCTCCATCTGTTTTTGAGATCTGAAGCTCGAAGCCCCGATCAAGCACAGTTTTAAACCCATGAATAAGTCACCGCCCTTGTCCCTTGATCAGCTCTTTGATCAATGATCCTCACCGCCCATTCCATGCATGGATAATGGTGAGTTGTAGTGTTTATGTCAAAACTATATAGGCCCCAGAGTCTTGGACAATTCTCAAGTAGGTCCTTCAAAGTATTACATTTTCAGCTGAGTCTCCAAGGAAATTCTCGGTTAAGCATTACATCTAGATTTGTCCATGTTCTTCCATGCTTCTTACCTATTTTGTGAAATGATTAATgctttattttaagaaaaattgaatttttcgtcagtaatttgtaataaaatagAGACCCATCTgggaaaaattaatatatttgaggACCCCGTTGAGAATTACTTTGTAGGATGGTGATTTAAATCATGTTACTAACTACTATGTGGTGCACGTGTGTGCAATTCTCTCTTGTCCACgtaaaagagaaaggaaatggAATGACCTTTAGGAAGTCGGCATCAGCTCGTGGTTCAAGAGCTGTTGTCTTTCATGACTGACTACttatagctgtttttttttttttcttcttatatattTACCACTAGTATAGATTTTACTCTCAAAACAAAGCatcaaatccattaaaaaataactgattttattttaaaaaattataaaaaaataaaatatttatcctgATTCAAGTACTAAAAGTAAAAGGAGTTTACGATGAGAttcatttctaaaataaaatacaatttttttctaaattctttttgaatataaaaattatgatcaggttataaaaaaactatttgacatCGTTGTTAAATTTTGGTCATCAAGTTAACCCTTGAAatttttcaactaaatttcttgTCTAATCCGAGTTTTAAATTAGATTGTGTGAGTGTTAACATGATATTTCTCAATTAACTTGGCACATTTAAATCCAGCACAATTGACCTGTAAAAAGTGtgatttgaaaataacaaaatttaagataatattttttaatattagaacacTAATATATTTTATCAGCTGGGTTTCTcggcaaaccaaaacaaataaattataaagataaattaaaaattaaaaatgaaaatagaaggaaaaaaaggcgGGGAAagtggaaagaaagaaagaaaagataaaaacctCCTGAACAATGAAGCTAACCTCAGGTTTTTTAGTCTGGAAtgtagttgatttatttatcgGGTGCCTTGTAAGCATTGATTTTACTATTAACATTACTTTTAACTCATATATCACATCAATTCTTATATATACTATTTATGTCACTCGCActgatcatatatttttattttttataaaaaaagtatatatgtAGAATTTTTTAACGCATTTCTGTagtttaaaaatctaatttcaaataaaaaaaatttatgcatatatataatcaaataaatcaaaaactatatatgtgaataaataaataaaatgtcattaatgatacctaaaaaaacatgaaaattgaaaGACAGATATAGATCAAAGTTATTTAATCTTAAAAGACGGGATATTTACCCGGTTGTGtttgttaaatttgtttattaaaatatttttttatttgagcaaacgataatagaaatagagaaacaaattaaatttattaaataaaataaaagggtaaaaaaatcatcatgcaatgctgcatatattaaaaatattatctaaaaaatatatttttttattttaaaaaataaagttcatccatataaaagataaaaaataataattatagatgaattagaaaaaactcttcaaatttaaatacataactaaaaaaatagttatcatttaaaagaggctctccaaaacaaaatgaaaaagagaaggggtactgatttaaatataaattaaaaaaatttaggaaaaaactcataaaaaatcattaatttaaacaaaaagacttagagagaaaagaaaaagcaaaggcCATTTTGTCAGGCCTACATTTCAGCCATTGTGGTGCCCGGAAAACTAGggcttaagtttttttactcaaaaacctgttttcaacccatttttgacccaaaatactTGTAAAACACCGTATGAACCGTGATAAATCTATTTATGacctcaaaaaaccaaaatcaactcgagttcagatatgttttttcatgaactttaaagATACAAAAGCATTTAACATGAATTCCCCTCATTAAATGAAACCATTTTACACAAATATAGTCTGTTTTGGTGGTCTAAATCGATGTCaataacacttttttctttctaccaTCGGAATCTAgtgacctctctctctcctctctcaatcaggaactaaaaaataataaaaataaattttatactaaaattgaattggaaaaatattaaggtactgaaattgtataatttgcgtgatttttaaagttcaagaaCCAAAATGCTTCTTTTGCGAAACTTATGGCATACCACTCATGTTTGacgccttttttattttgatccctcTTCTTCCAATCTCGTGTTTCTATaggaaatcaaaatcaattgacTTTTAATTAAGACTaaatcgcaaaaaaaaaaaatttaaaaatcaaattgaaaaagtatcCATCCACCATAATACGTGAGAGGATGATCAACAGAATCTTACAAAGTAAAAAACTCATATGTTTATGTTAGTGGAACAAAAAGGGATCCCAAATTAAATGACTTATCGTTCATATATAAAGAGAAGTCACTTGAATTAATACAGGTTAACTGGTtatggttagggttagggttaataaaaatacttgatGTTGGCAAGAGGTCCACTGTCAATTGTGATGCTCTAATCAATCAAGCTGCTATGAGCCAATGAAACGTACCAGCATTCATGCTGCTATATCTCTCCCATCCGCTCGGACCCATGCCTTGAAATGTCTCGATTTCTAATTTTGATAGCTATATTTTATctgataaataattaattagtcaatTATAGTAACAGCTGGTATAGGAGTAATGAATAATAAAGAGCAAAGTAACGAGCCTGTATGCAATATTAATAGCCaatgactaaaaaaaagaagaaaggacaATGGGAGCTCATGGAATATAGCAACAAAAGTTTTCGTGGTTTAACTTATGACTCATGATTATTATTGATGTAACTTGGTGACTTATAACTTGACTTATGACTCTTGATAAGGCCAActcttaaaacaaataatgaagttCATTTTTTTGCTTAAGCTAAcctagataaatttatttttttataatttttttaagaataaaaatgatattattaaaaaaacaaaaaaaaaacaacggaTTTCCTTGGGCTGACTAGGTTGCTGATTAATCCAAGTTTTTAATCGAATCACATTGAAGCAatttttcctcttaattttGTTGAAATAGAGCCCAACCTAGACCTCATGTCATCTAAATCATAAATCAACCCgtcaaattaattaagtttaaaaataatagttttgaaAACTAAGGCATGCTAAAAGTGAACAAGTCCACTAGTTCAAACCTAGTGGGAGGGACCTCCTACCCACCTTACTGTGTGTGGGCGCGTGGGCGCACGTATATACTAGACATGAGCCCGTACTATGCggtgattttgtatttttttcataaaaaactatGTCTAGGTGTCGTAAGTGTATtttgaaagaataagaaaaattaacaacTCGGATTATTGATTCGACCAGATTTAATaagttagtttattttaattatacgataaaaaatagacaacaatagtaagcatgtattttttttttaaaaaaaaagaactataaCTTGAGAGAAAACCTTTGGaaacataaattgaataaaGAATAGACAAAAAATAACAGTCTGATTCAACCCGAAGTAGTGTAATAGACATGTAACCCGAGTATCAATAAAGAGCAAGTCAACCCAATTTAACCTACAAAACCCACAACTTAGGTCACGAGATTAGGATTGcctaacataaaaattaaagaaaaccacaaaagatgttttttagataaaaaaaaaccaatgtcaaacgagttaaaaaaagaaaataagtaaaaataataatatcaacccgcgtaaattttttaaacatgtgAATCTTGTCATTAGACCAAAAGCATCACACATGAAAAAATTACGAAGCCTAACCTCCAGCAAATCAAATGCTGAAAGat is part of the Populus trichocarpa isolate Nisqually-1 chromosome 2, P.trichocarpa_v4.1, whole genome shotgun sequence genome and encodes:
- the LOC7471962 gene encoding protein LIGHT-DEPENDENT SHORT HYPOCOTYLS 3, which produces MNSIPEMENSNSENISFNNIGNSPTAMSVSNSSSPSSSTAPSRYENQKRRDWNTFGQYLKNHRPPLSLSRCSGAHVLEFLRYLDQFGKTKVHTPICPFYGHPNPPAPCPCPLRQAWGSLDALIGRLRAAFEENGGKPEANPFGARAVRLYLREVRDLQSKARGVSYEKKKRKRPPQQQIQSLPLPLPLPPPPGAA